A part of Paenibacillus sp. 481 genomic DNA contains:
- a CDS encoding chemotaxis protein CheD has protein sequence MIEESTVVKVGMADLNVCRSGSIRTTGLGSCVGLTLYDPVAKVAGMAHVMLPSSEIAREGARNIAKYADTAIPELIRRMTIEGAKLVRLEAKMAGGAQMFAFHSSNDMMRIGPRNVESCKQALQLQGIPLLAEDTGGNYGRTIELSCESGMLNIRSVQKGVKEL, from the coding sequence ATGATTGAGGAGTCAACGGTTGTCAAAGTCGGTATGGCCGACCTCAATGTTTGCCGTTCGGGATCGATTCGTACGACCGGATTAGGCTCATGCGTCGGATTAACGTTATACGATCCTGTTGCCAAAGTTGCGGGAATGGCGCATGTGATGCTTCCGTCATCGGAAATTGCACGTGAAGGCGCTCGCAACATTGCCAAATATGCCGATACGGCCATACCGGAGTTGATCCGACGTATGACGATCGAAGGGGCTAAGCTCGTACGTTTAGAAGCGAAAATGGCAGGTGGCGCACAAATGTTTGCCTTTCATTCTAGCAACGATATGATGCGTATTGGTCCACGAAATGTAGAATCATGCAAACAAGCATTACAGTTGCAAGGCATTCCGTTGTTGGCAGAAGATACAGGTGGCAACTATGGTCGCACGATCGAGCTTTCATGTGAAAGCGGAATGTTAAACATTCGCAGCGTACAAAAGGGTGTAAAGGAATTATAA
- a CDS encoding chemotaxis protein CheC — MDVLKEVGNIGAGNAATALSRLMNVPVDMAVPNVRLMPFECIADEVGGPEQVVIAIYFRVEGEVPSHLFFMFELEAAKMLLARLSSLQMEDGVDFSEMEISALGEIGNILAGSYLSSLADFTKLYMSPTVPQLAIDMAGAVLNYGLLQYGEMGDSALLIDTKFLQDGNEVQGTFFLIPDPDSFSKIFAALGVPYE, encoded by the coding sequence ATGGACGTTCTCAAGGAAGTCGGAAATATAGGTGCCGGCAACGCCGCAACGGCACTTTCTCGACTAATGAATGTTCCGGTGGATATGGCAGTGCCTAATGTTCGCTTAATGCCCTTCGAATGCATTGCCGATGAAGTAGGGGGACCTGAACAGGTCGTTATCGCCATTTACTTCCGAGTAGAAGGCGAGGTACCAAGCCATCTCTTCTTCATGTTTGAACTAGAGGCTGCAAAAATGCTACTGGCTCGGTTATCGTCGCTACAAATGGAGGATGGAGTAGATTTTTCTGAAATGGAAATATCCGCTCTAGGTGAAATCGGCAACATTTTAGCAGGATCCTACTTGTCATCATTAGCTGATTTTACGAAACTTTACATGTCGCCAACTGTGCCACAATTGGCTATCGACATGGCAGGAGCAGTATTAAATTACGGACTGCTTCAGTATGGCGAAATGGGAGACAGTGCCCTGTTAATCGACACTAAATTTTTGCAAGATGGCAATGAAGTGCAAGGAACGTTTTTCTTAATTCCGGATCCAGACTCTTTTTCGAAAATATTCGCTGCATTGGGAGTGCCATACGAATGA
- a CDS encoding chemotaxis protein CheW, whose amino-acid sequence MAEELKVVVFSLAHEEYGIEVEKVKTIERMTPITRVPKTYDFIKGVINLRGVVVPIIDLRGRFGLPESEFTDQTRIIIVTHQELEVGFIVDAASDVMDINEDSIEPAPEVVGGIQAKYLRGVAKIGDNRLLIMLNLTEVLHKSEIVKLEQLEV is encoded by the coding sequence ATGGCAGAAGAGTTGAAAGTAGTCGTGTTCTCGCTGGCTCATGAAGAATACGGCATTGAAGTAGAAAAAGTTAAAACGATCGAGCGTATGACGCCGATTACACGTGTACCAAAGACGTACGATTTTATTAAGGGTGTTATCAATTTACGTGGGGTCGTTGTACCTATCATTGATTTGCGTGGACGATTTGGCTTGCCGGAATCTGAATTCACGGATCAAACGCGAATTATTATCGTCACTCATCAAGAATTAGAAGTTGGCTTTATCGTAGATGCAGCGAGTGATGTTATGGATATTAACGAAGACAGCATAGAACCAGCACCGGAAGTAGTTGGCGGTATTCAAGCGAAATATTTGCGCGGCGTGGCCAAAATCGGTGATAATCGTTTACTGATTATGCTGAATTTGACTGAAGTATTGCACAAGAGCGAAATTGTTAAGCTTGAACAATTAGAGGTGTAA
- a CDS encoding chemotaxis protein CheA translates to MDLNQYLSMFIDEANDHLQALNEHMLELESRPDDVSIVQVIFRSAHTLKGMSATMGFEDLASLTHEMENVLDLVRNNQLAMDEFIFDALFKSLDALEAMVADITAGGAGKADVTQIVVALQSIVRGDYKHADSAATSEQQQAEDDADTLDEFQRSILEQSVEAGLHVYHMRVQLREDCVLKAARAYMVFQVLGPHGEVVKSTPPAQDIEQDKFDGSFHVFFVTTTEAAVLEKEVGTVSELESVHVTSLGLEDIKQWNDRIQALSGKQEVAATAVVEQQAAPQNGSAPANAAAGGMKEDPAATSAKTIAATANKAVQNRTIRVDIDRLDVLMNLLSEMLIDRVRLEKIAGDLKQNELTETVEHLTRVSSDLQNIVLKMRMVPIDVVFNRFPRMVRDLAKSLDKKVDFVITGADTELDRTVIDEIGDPLVHLLRNAVDHGIEPISDRIAAGKSETGTVNLRAYHNGNHVFIEIEENGRGINRELVLNKAMKNGIVTQEKAASMSDEQVYQLLFASGFSTAEKVSDVSGRGVGLDVVKSKITSLGGHVIIESKLGHGTKFIVQLPLTLSILSAMLFRLGNEKYAIPLTSIVETGMVSKQQIRRLHGGMRMIDYRDSVIPLLSLSALFDCTEYSDFQEEEIEIIIVRKGERLAALAIDDFIGQSEIVLKPLGNYLKSVPGISGATILGDGQVALIVDPNALLK, encoded by the coding sequence ATGGATTTGAACCAATATTTATCCATGTTTATAGACGAAGCGAACGACCATTTGCAAGCGTTAAATGAGCACATGTTGGAATTGGAAAGCCGTCCGGACGATGTGAGCATCGTTCAAGTCATTTTTCGTTCCGCTCATACGTTAAAAGGGATGTCCGCTACGATGGGATTTGAAGATTTAGCCTCGCTGACGCACGAGATGGAAAATGTGCTTGACCTTGTGCGCAATAACCAATTGGCGATGGATGAATTTATATTCGATGCTCTGTTTAAAAGCTTAGATGCGCTTGAAGCGATGGTTGCCGATATTACAGCAGGTGGTGCGGGCAAAGCCGACGTAACTCAAATTGTTGTTGCCTTGCAGTCCATTGTGCGTGGCGATTACAAGCATGCAGACTCAGCGGCAACAAGTGAACAGCAGCAGGCTGAAGACGACGCAGACACGTTGGACGAGTTTCAGCGTTCGATCTTAGAGCAATCGGTTGAAGCTGGCTTGCACGTCTATCATATGCGCGTTCAACTACGAGAAGATTGCGTACTTAAAGCAGCTCGAGCATACATGGTGTTCCAAGTGTTAGGGCCGCATGGGGAAGTCGTTAAATCGACACCGCCAGCGCAAGACATCGAACAAGATAAGTTTGACGGCAGTTTTCATGTCTTTTTCGTAACGACTACGGAAGCGGCTGTGCTTGAAAAGGAAGTCGGAACGGTGTCCGAGCTGGAGAGCGTTCACGTAACTTCGCTTGGTTTAGAAGATATAAAGCAATGGAATGACCGCATTCAAGCGCTGTCAGGCAAGCAAGAAGTGGCAGCGACAGCAGTTGTTGAGCAACAGGCTGCACCGCAAAATGGTTCGGCACCTGCGAACGCAGCTGCGGGAGGAATGAAAGAAGATCCGGCAGCGACGAGTGCTAAAACAATTGCTGCGACGGCAAATAAAGCTGTGCAAAATCGGACGATTCGGGTAGACATTGATCGTTTGGACGTACTGATGAACTTGCTTAGCGAAATGTTGATTGATCGTGTGCGGTTGGAGAAGATAGCAGGCGATTTGAAACAGAATGAGCTGACGGAGACGGTTGAGCATTTGACGCGTGTAAGCTCTGATTTGCAAAATATCGTGTTGAAAATGCGCATGGTTCCGATCGATGTTGTGTTCAATCGCTTTCCGCGGATGGTACGTGATTTAGCGAAATCGCTCGATAAGAAAGTAGATTTCGTCATTACAGGCGCTGACACGGAATTAGATCGAACGGTCATTGATGAGATCGGTGATCCGCTTGTTCATTTGCTGCGCAACGCTGTTGACCACGGTATCGAACCGATATCGGATCGTATTGCTGCTGGCAAATCAGAAACGGGCACAGTGAATTTGCGTGCTTACCATAACGGTAACCATGTATTTATTGAAATTGAGGAAAATGGACGCGGTATTAATCGTGAACTTGTGCTGAACAAGGCGATGAAAAATGGCATTGTTACACAAGAAAAGGCAGCTTCGATGAGTGATGAGCAGGTGTATCAGTTGCTGTTTGCTTCCGGGTTCAGTACTGCCGAAAAAGTATCAGACGTTTCAGGACGCGGTGTTGGTCTAGATGTCGTTAAGTCTAAAATTACATCGCTTGGTGGACATGTCATTATCGAGTCGAAGCTTGGACATGGAACAAAGTTTATTGTTCAGTTACCGCTTACACTGTCGATTTTGTCCGCGATGCTGTTCCGACTCGGCAACGAAAAATACGCCATTCCGTTGACTTCCATTGTGGAGACGGGAATGGTATCCAAACAGCAAATTCGTCGTTTACACGGCGGTATGCGAATGATCGATTACCGCGACAGCGTAATACCATTGCTGTCCCTGAGTGCATTGTTTGACTGCACGGAATATTCCGATTTCCAAGAAGAAGAAATTGAGATCATTATTGTCCGTAAAGGAGAGCGTCTGGCGGCGCTCGCGATTGATGATTTCATTGGTCAAAGTGAAATTGTGCTTAAACCGCTTGGAAATTATTTAAAATCGGTCCCAGGTATATCGGGCGCTACTATTTTAGGTGATGGACAAGTTGCACTTATTGTTGATCCTAACGCATTGCTGAAATAA